The genomic DNA ATACAAGTTACTGTTGATCACAAAGAATGATAAATAGAATTTCAAAATCGCGGATAATGTATGATGCACTTGGTTCTTTTATCAGGACGTTTCACTCAACTATTTTCGCAAACCGTCTTGATCAACCATAGCAATGAATTATTGTATCGGATCGATTACCTTGATGGTATCCACTCGTTTGAACGCAGAGTCGTGAGTCATTATTTTCTTAATTCCTTCCTGTTCCATAGTGGCCAGAATCGATGCATCACGACCCCCGATCCCAAGCTGTGTGAATTGGCTAAGTTTTTCGACTGTGAGTTCGACAGTCGCCAGATCTAGTTCGTAGAGAGGCATCTTATATCCCATAAAGATTCGTGCTTTTTCAGCCCCCACCCGAGGGCCTAGACGCTTGATAAGATAATGAAATGTCTCAAGAGCAATGACTGCACTAATAGCCGCTTGACTTCTGTGCAATAGGGATTCCAATGGTTGAATGACTGAAACATGTTCGGGTTGGGTGACATCAAAATAATACGCCCATATGTTTGAGTCAACGATGATCATGGCACAGTTCTCCATATATGTTTGAGATCTAATGGATCAATGTCACCCTTGACAGTGATACAGCCGCGTAATTCCTGGATGAACGTCTTGACATCTACAGCCTTCGTCAAGGTCACTTTATCACCTTTGGCAGAGATAATTATGGGGTCACCTGCCTTGAGTCCAACCATATCTCTCACATC from Candidatus Thorarchaeota archaeon includes the following:
- a CDS encoding AbrB/MazE/SpoVT family DNA-binding domain-containing protein encodes the protein MGINVGMGITMGTERIDERGRITIPKDVRDMVGLKAGDPIIISAKGDKVTLTKAVDVKTFIQELRGCITVKGDIDPLDLKHIWRTVP
- a CDS encoding type II toxin-antitoxin system VapC family toxin encodes the protein MIIVDSNIWAYYFDVTQPEHVSVIQPLESLLHRSQAAISAVIALETFHYLIKRLGPRVGAEKARIFMGYKMPLYELDLATVELTVEKLSQFTQLGIGGRDASILATMEQEGIKKIMTHDSAFKRVDTIKVIDPIQ